One window of the Bacillota bacterium genome contains the following:
- the scfA gene encoding six-cysteine peptide SCIFF, which produces MKHIITVYGGQKNTDAAACGECVTSCQSACKTSCTVGNQVCVNKG; this is translated from the coding sequence ATGAAACATATTATTACCGTCTATGGCGGCCAAAAAAATACCGATGCTGCGGCGTGCGGCGAGTGTGTGACTTCTTGTCAGTCGGCATGTAAAACGTCGTGCACTGTTGGCAACCAGGTCTGTGTCAACAAGGGATGA
- a CDS encoding chromate transporter — MHVLWQLFSSFFKVGAFTIGGGYAMLPVMRRDIVERLGWLEDDEFTETIAVTQSAPGAIAVNTAIFIGNKQAGIPGALAGCLGVILPSFMIILSIAVFFTNILEWEPAVKFFAGVRPAVVALIAHVAWKMARKLVRGRFFIALFAVALAAIVLLPGVHPVIFIIASGLVTLAWAALNKNGGEQ, encoded by the coding sequence GTGCATGTACTTTGGCAATTATTCTCTTCATTTTTCAAAGTAGGCGCATTCACCATTGGTGGCGGTTATGCCATGCTGCCGGTAATGCGCAGGGATATTGTTGAGCGCCTGGGCTGGCTGGAAGATGACGAATTCACCGAAACAATTGCCGTCACCCAGTCCGCACCCGGTGCAATCGCCGTAAACACCGCAATTTTCATTGGTAACAAACAAGCCGGCATTCCCGGCGCCTTGGCCGGTTGCCTGGGCGTTATTTTGCCATCATTTATGATTATCCTCAGCATTGCGGTATTCTTCACCAACATATTGGAGTGGGAGCCGGCGGTAAAATTCTTTGCCGGCGTGCGCCCGGCGGTTGTCGCCTTAATCGCCCATGTGGCCTGGAAAATGGCGCGTAAACTTGTGCGGGGCAGATTCTTCATCGCGCTGTTTGCAGTCGCGCTGGCGGCGATTGTTCTTCTCCCAGGTGTTCACCCGGTTATCTTTATTATTGCCAGCGGCCTGGTCACTTTGGCCTGGGCTGCATTGAACAAGAACGGGGGTGAACAATAA
- a CDS encoding chromate transporter, with protein sequence MLTLFTTFFRIGLFTFGGGYAMIPLMEKEILIHGWLTQAQFLDIVAVAEMTPGPISINSATFVGYQVAGVPGAALATLGVVTPSLIIMIIFAKFLAKLKASKYGVSLRGVSVAVTALIAAAVVSLFGPAVQTPVDVIFALIAFGLAAGTKLSPIYIILLAGIAGVIFM encoded by the coding sequence ATGCTTACTTTGTTCACTACTTTCTTCCGCATTGGACTGTTTACCTTTGGCGGCGGTTACGCGATGATCCCTTTGATGGAAAAGGAAATCCTCATCCATGGCTGGCTGACCCAGGCCCAGTTTCTAGACATCGTCGCCGTGGCGGAAATGACCCCCGGCCCAATCTCGATTAATTCGGCAACCTTTGTCGGTTATCAGGTGGCCGGTGTTCCTGGCGCCGCCCTTGCGACATTGGGCGTTGTCACTCCGTCACTGATCATCATGATCATCTTTGCTAAGTTCCTGGCAAAACTCAAGGCCAGCAAGTACGGGGTGTCGTTACGCGGTGTCAGCGTTGCCGTCACCGCCCTGATTGCCGCGGCCGTGGTCAGCCTCTTTGGCCCTGCGGTTCAGACTCCGGTAGATGTAATTTTTGCCCTGATTGCCTTCGGGCTTGCGGCCGGAACCAAACTGAGCCCAATCTACATCATTCTCCTGGCTGGAATTGCCGGCGTCATCTTTATGTAG
- a CDS encoding argininosuccinate synthase, with product MTKKHKVILAYSGGLDTSVCIKWLQQKYGCDVVALGLEVGENKDLEQVKQKALAVGAIKAIAIDAKQTLAREYIAPALMANALYEGKYPLSSALSRPLISRYLVETARKEGATAVAHGCTGKGNDQVRFEISVQALAPDLEIIAPVREWKMNRDEEISYAREQGIPVPVNLEKPYSIDANIWGRACEAGVLEDPWQAAPEDAFAWTNPIENTPDAPETVEISFEQGLPVALNGTQLDLVSIIETLNELGGKHGVGCIDHIENRLVGIKSREVYECPGAMILINAHRELEFLTLPREVSRFKPQVEQALAQALYDGLWYSPLTNALNAFIRETQKTVSGTIRVQLHKGNYQVTGRMARTSLYNEKLATYSQGDVFDHDAAAGFIKLWGLSTKTYSAVNQPKEVLQRVK from the coding sequence ATGACAAAAAAACATAAAGTGATTCTCGCCTATTCCGGCGGTCTGGACACCTCGGTATGCATCAAGTGGCTGCAGCAAAAGTACGGCTGTGATGTCGTTGCCCTTGGACTGGAAGTTGGCGAAAACAAAGACCTGGAACAAGTCAAGCAAAAGGCGCTGGCGGTTGGCGCAATCAAAGCAATAGCGATTGACGCCAAACAGACTCTGGCCCGGGAGTACATCGCTCCGGCCCTGATGGCCAATGCCCTCTACGAGGGCAAGTACCCCCTGTCCTCGGCCCTTTCCCGCCCTCTAATCTCCCGCTATCTGGTGGAGACGGCCCGCAAGGAAGGGGCCACGGCGGTGGCCCACGGCTGTACCGGTAAGGGCAACGATCAGGTGCGATTTGAGATCTCGGTCCAGGCCCTGGCCCCGGACCTGGAGATCATCGCCCCGGTGCGGGAGTGGAAAATGAACCGGGATGAGGAAATCTCCTACGCCCGGGAGCAGGGAATCCCGGTGCCGGTTAACCTGGAAAAGCCCTATTCCATCGACGCCAATATCTGGGGGCGGGCCTGTGAGGCCGGCGTGCTGGAGGACCCCTGGCAGGCAGCGCCTGAGGACGCTTTCGCCTGGACAAACCCAATCGAAAACACCCCGGACGCGCCGGAAACTGTCGAGATCAGCTTTGAGCAGGGTCTGCCGGTGGCCCTGAACGGTACCCAACTTGACCTGGTCAGTATCATCGAAACCCTTAACGAACTAGGCGGCAAACACGGTGTCGGCTGCATCGACCACATCGAGAACAGACTGGTGGGCATCAAGTCCCGGGAGGTCTACGAATGCCCCGGGGCAATGATTCTTATCAACGCCCACCGGGAGCTTGAGTTCCTCACTTTACCCCGAGAAGTGAGCCGCTTCAAGCCCCAGGTGGAACAGGCGCTGGCCCAGGCGCTCTATGACGGGCTCTGGTACTCCCCCCTCACAAATGCCCTCAACGCCTTTATCCGGGAAACCCAAAAGACCGTGTCCGGCACTATCCGCGTCCAACTCCATAAAGGTAATTACCAGGTCACCGGCAGAATGGCCCGGACCAGCCTCTATAATGAGAAACTGGCGACCTATTCCCAGGGCGACGTGTTTGACCATGACGCCGCCGCCGGCTTTATCAAGCTCTGGGGGCTGTCCACCAAGACCTACTCAGCAGTAAATCAGCCCAAGGAGGTGCTGCAACGTGTCAAATAG
- the argH gene encoding argininosuccinate lyase has product MSNSKLWGGRFTNETNQLVDNFTASISFDQELAAEDIAGSIAHAKMLTECKIITPDEGYRIVQGLEKIAEKLEQGKLELSVADEDIHMNIEKLLIAEIGPTGGKLHTGRSRNDQVATDMHLYLKNHTEKIISHLGQVQLAVLKQAEAHVDTILPGYTHLQRAQPVSFAHHLLAYFWMLERDKERLQDSLKRVDISPLGAGALAGTTFPIDRQKTADLLGFSQVYANSIDAVSDRDFVLEFLAAASIMMMHISRLAEELIVWSSQEFQFVELDDAFCTGSSIMPQKKNPDVPELLRGKTGRVYGHLIGLLTVLKGLPLAYNKDMQEDKEGMLDTVKTLTGALKLLAPLIETMRVNKAAMHKAVREDYSGATDIADYLAAKGLPFREAHAITGQIVLYAIEHKKHLTALSLEEYQQFNPLIDQDIYHVLAPEQIIAARNSEGGTGQAQVHKQLKQARRRVG; this is encoded by the coding sequence GTGTCAAATAGCAAACTCTGGGGTGGCCGCTTCACCAACGAGACAAACCAGCTGGTGGATAATTTCACCGCCTCCATCAGCTTTGATCAGGAACTTGCCGCTGAGGATATCGCCGGCAGCATCGCCCATGCCAAGATGCTGACCGAATGTAAAATTATCACGCCGGATGAAGGCTACAGAATAGTCCAGGGCCTGGAGAAAATCGCCGAAAAACTTGAGCAGGGCAAACTAGAACTTTCGGTCGCCGATGAAGACATTCATATGAATATCGAGAAGCTGCTAATCGCTGAAATCGGCCCTACGGGGGGCAAGCTCCACACCGGCCGCAGCCGCAACGATCAGGTAGCCACCGACATGCACCTCTACTTAAAAAACCACACCGAAAAAATTATCAGCCACCTGGGCCAGGTCCAGCTGGCCGTGCTCAAACAGGCCGAAGCCCATGTGGACACCATCCTCCCCGGCTATACCCATCTCCAGCGCGCCCAGCCCGTATCCTTTGCCCACCACCTGCTGGCCTATTTTTGGATGCTTGAGCGGGACAAAGAGCGCCTACAAGACAGTCTCAAGCGGGTGGACATATCGCCCCTGGGTGCCGGCGCCCTGGCAGGGACCACCTTTCCCATCGACCGCCAAAAAACCGCCGACCTGCTGGGTTTTTCCCAAGTCTATGCCAACAGCATCGATGCTGTCAGCGACCGGGACTTTGTGCTGGAATTCCTCGCCGCCGCCTCGATTATGATGATGCATATCTCCCGGCTTGCCGAGGAGCTGATTGTCTGGTCCAGCCAGGAGTTCCAATTCGTGGAGCTGGATGATGCCTTTTGCACTGGCTCCAGCATCATGCCCCAAAAGAAAAACCCCGATGTGCCGGAGCTGCTCCGGGGCAAAACCGGCCGCGTCTACGGCCATCTAATCGGACTGCTCACCGTGCTCAAGGGCCTGCCCCTGGCCTACAACAAAGACATGCAGGAAGACAAGGAAGGTATGTTGGACACTGTAAAAACACTGACGGGGGCCCTGAAGCTGCTGGCGCCGCTGATTGAAACAATGCGGGTAAACAAAGCGGCGATGCACAAGGCGGTCCGGGAGGACTACTCCGGCGCCACCGACATCGCCGATTACCTGGCCGCCAAGGGACTCCCTTTCCGGGAAGCCCACGCAATCACCGGCCAGATCGTGCTCTATGCGATTGAGCACAAAAAACATTTGACGGCCCTCAGCCTGGAAGAATACCAGCAGTTCAACCCCCTCATCGACCAGGATATCTATCACGTGCTGGCACCGGAGCAGATTATCGCCGCGCGCAATAGCGAAGGTGGCACCGGGCAAGCCCAGGTGCACAAACAACTGAAGCAGGCCCGCAGGCGTGTTGGTTAG